A portion of the Calliphora vicina chromosome 5, idCalVici1.1, whole genome shotgun sequence genome contains these proteins:
- the LOC135961633 gene encoding heme A synthase COX15: MNRLVKFAHTTINISYNHCNKHILSQGIRNFRTQGISKPLLESFPVRKTPVRICHNQHVKPSDKIVGKWLIGCGGMVYLAVVLGGVTRLTESGLSMVSWKLLGEKVPRTELDWKEEFAKYQEYPEFKMKNANMTLDEFKTIFWMEYIHRMWGRAIGAVFLLPAAYFWKKNYFNSSTKKFVLLMGTLIGCQGLMGWYMVKSGLENRFEDVNDVPRVSQHRLAMHLGAAFVLYTLFLSQGLKRLLPAESITSVTSKALRFKRLAYAAKGLIFLTAFSGAFVAGLDAGLVYNSFPKMGDKWIPDDILAFEPVNRNITENPTTVQFNHRILGISTVTLVSAMWLLSKTTKLPRRAYWAINAAALVGCLQVTLGITTLLHHVPVSLAAAHQSGSLLLLSFAVWLSHELKYLKYIPK, encoded by the exons ATGAACCGGCTTGTGAAATTTGCACATACAACTATAAATATTTCCTATAATCACtgcaataaacatattttaagtCAAGGTATTAGGAATTTTAGAACCCAAGGAATATCCAag CCACTTCTTGAGTCTTTTCCTGTTAGGAAAACACCGGTAAGAATATGTCATAACCAACATGTTAAACCAAGTGATAAAATTGTCGGGAAATGGTTGATTGGCTGTGGCGGTATGGTTTACTTAGCCGTAGTACTTGGAGGTGTTACAAGACTGACAGAATCCGGTCTCTCCATGGTGAGTTGGAAGTTGTTGGGTGAGAAAGTACCACGTACAGAGTTGGATTGGAAAGAGGAATTCGCCAAGTATCAGGAATatccagaatttaaaat GAAAAATGCAAACATGACATTGGACGAATTTAAGACCATTTTCTGGATGGAATACATACATCGTATGTGGGGACGTGCTATAGGAGCAGTATTTTTGTTGCCTGCTGCGTATTTCTGGAAGAAGAACTATTTTAATAGttcaaccaaaaaatttgtGTTATTAATGGGCACATTAATAGGATGCCAGGGTTTGATGGGCTGGTATATGGTCAAGTCGGGACTTGAAAATAGATTCGAGGATGTTAACGATGTGCCACGAGTGTCTCAACATCGTTTGGCCATGCATTTGGGTGCTGCATTTGTTCTTTATACATTGTTTTTATCACAGGGCTTGAAACGACTCTTACCAGCCGAGTCAATCACTTCGGTAACCAGCAAAGCATTACGTTTCAAGAGACTAGCATACGCTGCCAAAGGCCTTATATTTCTAACTGCTTTCTCGGGTGCATTTGTAGCCGGTTTGGATGCTGGTTTGGTGTACAACTCTTTTCCCAAAATGGGAGACAAGTGGATACCAGACGATATATTAGCATTTGAACCAGTGAATAGAAATATAACTGAGAATCCCACAACAGTACAATTCAATCATCGTATTTTGGGTATTTCCACAGTGACATTGGTATCGGCCATGTGGTTACTATCAAAAACAACCAAACTTCCTCGACGAGCTTATTGGGCCATAAATGCTGCAGCTTTAGTTGGCTGCCTGCAAGTTACTCTGGGCATTACCACACTCCTTCATCACGTTCCCGTTTCATTGGCAGCTGCACATCAATCTGGATCATTGCTCTTGCTTTCATTTGCAGTTTGGTTAAGCCATgagttgaaatatttgaaatacataccaaagtaa
- the LOC135960302 gene encoding mucin-2, whose protein sequence is MNIWTIILFLFINAQVGLSNDDGPLLTQTIYGFLDFTTTIGNTVMVFSPQSAPALVLKPEIIAPVIKTKPENVAPIITDDAINPTKLKTVNTKSKTQGSSKGSEHKLKPPNALATTSTPASAPVPVTVPIPQNVAIPNEIVKTSLTLENDVQDPEYDLLSRQPPQFIEETYRVVNLKSNSKNSRTPVVVTPEKNTASSIVLSSKAPSRSHKNKKNKVRPSSTLQVLKTAAPVTPQKNSISNKVTLRNTSSSSTSSTSTSRKSSKKGSSHRGTTSTTPQPEEVVIVKSTTTRNKPKRKNKHKNSSTTSKPRYSTTTSSTTTEQAVRRAFRPKLQVTNSDLDSNNNLHITKLNRTPGRWQYKTSPKPRINIRKPAIEANGPVGLNNVTSSANSNSNVFADTALSENINGNFLNQNVIYNQTDLEISGSQNGPILNNIDQEGKQKVFTETINVEISTPADFKDTYYEIATIKKPFIFQAGVLKKTRFITVTSTIEKYLTPEPSIEPRNDDEPLTENILAATTKAEGVLVGSITTLPPIYVNGESDTPILQTITESFSIVNKKLKTQILPVINENDNETTYHTLVQTIDLTSLITVTKTTSPQLETKEFNGFKDFVGNLDEAGSEINLDLEFGDEGNQENGSGESHKNDFDGARFNKTTQQIQPTFSTGVLNLPSQNVITNSRPVVKLETLWESYVVPITNGQSTTFRTLSKAKGVVEKTDYVIETTTLSVPPPILPPSTINPFLLNLPQQFQTITSPVVHQTIVTQTESKILKLTFGAKTAYTTLYSTQVVPTLQTMYVTTSVPVQPTANPFQGFFPQPYNPFAYLG, encoded by the exons atgaatATTTGGACCATAATcttgtttttattcataaatg CACAAGTTGGTTTATCGAACGATGATGGTCCTCTGTTGACTCAGACCATCTATGGATTTTTGGATTTTACCACTACAATTGGTAATACGGTAATGGTTTTTTCGCCACAAAGTGCTCCAGCATTAG TCTTAAAACCAGAAATAATAGCACCTGTTATAAAGACAAAACCAGAAAATGTGGCCCCCATTATAACGGATGATGCAATAAATCCTACTAAACTAAAAACAGTTAATACGAAATCAAAAACTCAAGGTTCTTCGAAAGGCAGCGAACATAAATTGAAACCACCTAATGCTCTTGCCACCACCTCTACGCCTGCATCTGCTCCGGTTCCAGTTACGGTTCCTATCCCTCAAAATGTtgcaattccaaatgaaattgttaaAACGTCACTGACGCTTGAGAACGACGTACAAGATCCTGAATATGATTTACTCTCACGCCAACCGCCGCAATTCATTGAAGAGACTTATCgtgttgtaaatttaaaatcgaaTAGCAAAAATTCACGGACGCCCGTTGTTGTAACACCTGAGAAAAACACTGCCAGCAGTATTGTTTTGAGCTCTAAGGCACCATCGAGATCccataagaacaaaaaaaataaggtaAGGCCTTCTAGCACATTGCAAGTACTGAAAACAGCCGCACCTGTGACACCTCAAAAAAACAGCATTAGTAACAAAGTGACACTACGCAATACATCGTCGTCTTCCACTTCATCCACATCGACATCCCGAAAGAGCAGTAAAAAGGGCTCAAGTCATAGAGGAACTACATCCACCACCCCTCAACCCGAAGAAGTAGTTATTGTTAAATCGACTACTACCAGAAACAAACCCAAAAG aaaaaacaaacacaagaaTTCATCGACCACATCCAAACCCAGATACTCTACGACAACAAGTTCTACCACTACAGAACAAGCGGTTCGGAGAGCATTCAGACCAAAGTTGCAAGTAACTAACTCGGATTTGGATAGCAATAACAATTTACATATAACAAAACTCAATCGTACACCAGGCCGATGGCAATACAAAACTTCACCCAAGCCCAGAATAAACATACGAAAGCCAGCGATTGAGGCCAATGGACCGGTGGGTTTGAACAATGTTACCTCTTCAGCCAACAGCAATTCAAACGTTTTTGCTGATACAGCTTTAAGTGAAAATATCAATGGTAACTTCTTAAACCAAAATGTTATCTACAATCAAACCGATTTGGAGATATCCGGTTCACAAAATGGACCCATCTTGAATAATATCGATCAAGAgggaaaacaaaaagtttttaccGAAACCATAAATGTTGAAATATCCACACCAGCAGATTTTAAAGACACCTATTATGAAATTGCAACTATTAAGAAACCATttatattccag gCTGGAGTTTTGAAAAAGACTCGTTTTATAACAGTGACGTCGACCATTGAAAAATATCTAACTCCAGAACCTTCTATAGAGCCACGGAATGACGACGAACCTTTGACTGAGAATATTCTAGCCGCAACGACCAAGGCGGAAGGTGTTCTTGTAGGCAGTATAACAACTTTACCTCCCATTTATGTGAACGGTGAGAGCGATACACCGATTTTACAAACTATAACTGAATCGTTTAgtattgtaaacaaaaaattgaaaactcaAATTCTACCGGTTATCAATGAAAATGATAATGAAACGACTTATCACACACTGGTGCAAACGATCGACTTGACTAGCCTCATCACAGTTACGAAGACGACATCGCCCCAATTGGAAACGAAGGAATTTAATGGATTTAAGGACTTTGTAGGCAACTTAGATGAAGCGGGTTCTGAAATAAACCTGGACTTGGAATTTGGTGACGAAGGCAACCAGGAGAACGGTAGTGGTGAATCTCATAAAAACGACTTCGATGGTGCACGATTCAATAAGACAACTCAACAAATTCAGCCAACGTTTTCCACAGGTGTGCTAAATCTGCCTTCACAAAACGTTATTACAAACTCACGACCAGTCGTCAAATTAGAGACTCTCTGGGAGTCCTATGTGGTGCCAATTACCAATGGTCAATCAACCACTTTTAGAACCTTATCTAAGGCCAAGGGTGTTGTAGAGAAAACTGACTATGTTATTGAGACCACAACACTTTCGGTGCCGCCTCCAATTCTACCACCCTCTACAATAAATCCCTTCTTATTGAACCTTCCTCAACAATTCCAAACGATTACATCACCCGTTGTCCACCAAACGATAGTTACACAAACAgagagtaaaattttaaaattaactttcgGCGCTAAAACCGCTTACACCACTCTATACTCTACGCAAGTAGTACCTACTCTTCAGACCATGTATGTGACCACCTCAGTGCCTGTCCAGCCTACAGCAAATCCATTCCAAGGATTTTTCCCTCAACCTTACAATCCTTTTGCTTATTTAGGTTAA